The Maniola hyperantus chromosome 24, iAphHyp1.2, whole genome shotgun sequence genome contains the following window.
AAGAAACTTCCTCAATTCACATTTAAACACTAAGGTCCACTTGCACAATGAcagttaaattaaaatgttatcaCGTGTTGGCAAGAGCACTGTTTACGACGCCGAAGCCTcgacatttttttagaagttccctaacggaacttctaacaaaatgtCGAGGCTTCGGCGTCAATGGCagacgtcaaatgttagtacatattTTGGCGTAAGTAGCCCTAATGTAACCCTATTcttctatgatttcacgtcaccatagcctagttccgtcactctagttcactctggcaagAGCATAATGTGGttgccaaaaagtgacagcattaaaaaatttaacaattttgagcctcaatagctcaacgggtaaagaagtggactgaaaaccgaaaggtcgaaggttcaaacctcgcccgttgcactattgtcgtacctactcctagcacaagcttgacgcttagttggagaggaaagggaaatattagtcatttaacatggctaatattctttaaaaaaaacaaaaaacaaaaaacataatCAGTTTAAGGTGTCTTTGTGCAAGTGGGCCAAAGAGAGGTTTCTATGTTAAGCCGTTCTAACGAATTTATCCGCAACATAGATACGTTGCGGTTATTCGTTGCATGCGGCGCGAACGAATGTGCGATGAACTTATATGGGATATCAAGAAACACACGGGACATTACCGTCCCCTATGTTTTATCCCAGTAGTGTGTTACGaccttaaattatttataataataataattaataatataatatttaaattacttaaaaatacgCAATAATTGGTTTTAATAAATAGTATTAGGTGCTGATGTCACAAGAAGTGTAGGTTATGAGTTCACATACATTTTTATAGTGCAATGAGTGTTAACCAGCTACTTTACATTTAGGTAACACCATATAACATTTTGGTTCAAAAGATACAGAAAAATATCTTAAAATATAAGAGAATCACATATTTCCAAATTTTACCTATCTGCGGagcaattttcaaaaactacttCTAACACaagctttttgttttttatttttttatttttagcgaTGCTATAATTTTTCAGCAGATCTGTTCTGTTTAATAAATTGAATGATTTACTTTGTCATTTAATTTCTAGAGGGTATGCAGTGCCTTTATGTgtatttataagtatttttgtttatagttcttgcatttcacgaaggccactgactcatatgcttgtgtttaagttgtatcggtatacgtaaggtgcACTAattgtgtgcgtttgacagcgcttgctcgcgactgatcggtccgacatgcacgcacacttacgcaatgcccatgtaaacgacgtaaccacaagtaaagttcactagccttcgtgaattgcaagaactgtactataTACTTTACTAGGTTGTAtactttaatgtaaataaccAGTTAACACTCAAAACTATAATAAGAACTACGCTATATACAATTTATACCTAATCCCAACAATCATACATATACAATAACACCAACATAGAAGCATACAATCACAAACATTCGGAATGATCATTTTATAGATGAACCAACATACAGAAATAACTTTATCAAAGACTCAATACTATACTTCTTGACCAGGGTCTGCTAGTTATTTTAAATCGTTTATaggctactagcttatgctcgcgacttcgtccgcgtggactacacaaatttcacccccttaggggttgaattttcaaaaatcctttcttagcggatgcctacgtcataatagctatctgcacgccaaatttcagcccgatccgtcagtcagtcagtttaaaAAACTCCTCCGTTTCGATGGATGTTCAAACAACAACGCCCGCTTTAGGTACGGCTTATATTCGGATAGGACGAAGTGCGCAAGCGTTCTTTCGATTATTCTCGGATTCGGaggacaaaaaaaaaccggccaagtgagtcggcctcgcacacgaagggttccgtatcatcgtacaagatatttttaaacttgtatGTGAAAAATTGCAAGTTAATGGTAACAGCGCGATCTATATGTGGtttaataaagtattttttcgtgaacacacatttgaattttttttgtgatgtaaccacaaaatcacggatttcggattttttccttcacttgTGCTTGTGCTTTACCTACTTgccacatgattctaggtcaaccggaagtaccctataggtattcttgacagacacgtcaGACAGTCGTGTTTGTcgtgacacagacagacagtcgtgtctgtctgtctgtgtcacgACAGTCGTGTCTGTcgtgacacagacagacagacaacaaagtggtcctataagggttccttttttctttttgaggtatggaaccctaaaaactaaaggtttcttgtacgatggtacggaacacttcgtgtgcgagtccgactctctCGTTACtagttttttaatcttttggTACACCATGTACATTTAGAAAAAGTTTACAACACCAAGGCATCTTTTCATGATAACaatttttaacaatctatgataaaaatattttatcggcGTGAATTTTTCAAGTTTTGATTGTTGATATAAACTTGAAATGTATCAGAATTTGTTGAcaattacgataacgatgaatacgttattcttacacaattaggggGGCAGCTAGGCCAAAATCTTAAAACCCTTCTTAAATTCTTAAAGTCTGAATCTTAAATTCTTTACCAACTGCACTGATGAAAAGTTATTTCTACATGCCTTTATTATTGTGAAGTAATGAAGCACCAAATATATTAAAACCAATATCTTAATTGTTACATGAAGAACTCCCTGTTCTCGTGTGGTGGTCAAGTGTGCCTCAGCTGTGAATTTGTGGAGTTACCCGTCGGACTCTGGCAGTTGGGCACATCTATTATCGTTATCTCAATCACCCGTAGGCCTCTGAGTATGGGATCCGTTATGTGGATGCCTCGTGGGTTGTACACCCTTTCGTTCTGTGTTGCTATGAATTTTGATATCTTCCGAAGATGCTGAAAAGTGGgaaaagaaattattatttctttatggAAGGTGTAGAGGCGTGCAACCTCTACCATCATCTCTGGCAACTGttaagaaaacttcgcagctgttACTTGGTACAATAATCGAACTTGGAATGCAGTCAAAAATCCTCCTGTTCTTACACATATCAAGAGAGCCCATTTCCATCCATACTATCGTTATGTCAACTATCAGTAcctttgtttgttagtttgtccttcaattacgtcacaacagagcaacagatcaacgtgattttttgcatgggtataggtaaagacctggagagtgacataggttgctttttatcccgggaaatcaaagagttcccacaggatttaaaaatctaaatccacatgtACGAAGTCACGCGCATCATCGAGTGAATAATAAACTGTACATTATTTGTAGGTTTGCACCATTTTGCAAACCGCCAGCTACATAATAGATTAGACCGACGTGTTATGAACACACAACCCTCTGATTATGTAGTTGGGGGCTTGAACAATGATGAACCAGCTACAAAGGTATAATAAGAACAGACAatgctattaaataaacttaaatctaaattaagagtaaaaaaaaaacatttctttatgtttatttcaatttcaagtatttaaaaaattgctggagcgagctggAGGTCAATTCCACCTTCTTTTTTcatttacataatttaataatGTATCCAAGTACCTTTTCGTAATGTGTTTCCgtgcaaatataaataaagtaagCTGTGAGACAAGCCAAGCATCCCTCACAGTATGTGCTGCAGTCTGCTGTCTCTGCCATCTCAAAGTGTTCGTTTAACCTTTCCATTGTGAACTcaaatgtttgtctgtctatctgtaagAACAAATTGTGTACCTTATTATGCAATCCCTTGTgtgcaaacaaataaaattaacaattttaaagTAACTCATATCATGAATTGAAATGTTTTGTAAAGGCCATTTTAGTCTGTAAAATGTTTGAGCCCTAAGGAATAACTGAGGGTtaacaaaactatttttttttttttcatgtaccaataTTGTACTTACAAAGTAACAATAAACTAAGTtgcattggaaatgcttatctctaaacagagatttcttccagcttcccattcaaggttgttaGTAAGGcatatcaagaagtggaataggtcttacggtactagaatagaatagaatagaatagaatagaatagaatagaatagaatagaaatacatgtattggttgatccaacacatGAAAATAATAACAAGAAAATGAAAACAAGAATCCTtcgttaatataataatgtatgtaatatgtaataAACTATGTAATTGCAtgaaataaaaactgaaagCTAAGGTTGTAACTTTACTGTAATCTGTAATTGTACTACAGTGGAAACTcaattaaccggactaattgttgttcttagggattcggataatcgaaaataaGGATAAttgaatgtatgaagaaaaggggggttttgtgcatattatgtagttcaccataatagtattttcaatattcaaagtaagataactataccaagtgggatatcatatgaaagggctttgcctttacattctaaaacaggtttttatttatttttatgcataatagtttttgatttatcgtacaaaatggcggaaataatacccgagtatggaaccctcggtgcgcgagtctgactcgcacttggctgaacAATTTTCAGTTGGTAGTCCAGATAATCGCGAATCCATATAACTGAGgaccggataatcgagtttctactgtatttTGATCAAAATCATGAATGAAATATTAGCAGGTTTTTGCTTGAAAGTAAGTTCAAGTTTGTGTTCAGTGATCAAAATCATGAACTTGGACTTCGTCGGATGTCTGGATCAGATAAATGCGTGATTGCTGTTAGGCTGTTTTACACATAGTAatctagtttttaaaaattattagtaaAATTATGCATGCAAATAtgcatatcatatttttaactagcttgtgctcgcgacttcgtccgcgtggactactcaaatttcaaatctttattttaccaccttaggggttgaattttcaaaaatcctttcttagcggattcctatgtaatatggctatctgcatgccaaatttcattttcaaaaaaaaaacgtagtttgagctgtgcgttgatagatcagtcagtcagttagctttttctTGGATACATATAGATGCAATAGTTATtcatctcaagtttctagactcaGCAGTGTTAGCTGTcatgccagtcagtcagtcagtctctcCCGCTACTCGTACTTAGGTAATATAGATAATCGTGAGATCATAGGGCGTGTTGATAAACAAAACTTCAAAAGGAAACTTTCACCAACCCTATCTTCCAGCTCGGGTGGAAATCTCGTTTGAAACTTGACCGCAGTTCCTTCGGAGTAGTCCCGCTGTATGAATATCTTTATGCCCTGCTGTGTAGGGGTTTGCTGGCTTCCTGGAGTGTTGGGCCCCGACGGGATACGATTGTTGGCCATCATTAACTCTGCACTTTCACACTCACAAAACACTGACAAACATCAACTTATGTTACTTCCGAAATCAGAGATACACTTTAGGGACACATAATCATACTTTCACAAGCAAATCGTGTGCAAAATGATGAAAATTGTACAAGAAGCAGTGCAATTTCTCGTAATTTCTTTCTAAAGAAATACAGTGTATTATCTATGGGACAGCCCTTGTGAGTTTAGTTTTCGTGACGTCTCGTGAAATGACAGTGACAGAAGATATACACAGTGTTTGCACATACTATTTTGTTTTTACCCTAGATTCTGTAGGATTCTGGATTTGCCTTTAAATACACAAAATAATTTGGAATACTCTGTTTTAGGGTgcattgtaattattattttacgttaattattaagtatcattttacattattttcatcCATTTTCTTCCATTTTCAAATTCATTATAACTCTCAGTGGCACTTACGAATGATAAAATCGATACCTACTCAGTTAATTCgtttttgaaacattttttataagTTAGAGCCGATAGGTATTAAAATAGGATTGACAAACTCCAAATTATCCTAAATCCTTGCACAAAAACGCCCTTAGCCATTATTCATTCATAGTCATATCTCCCTAAAAAGAGCGAAATTACTAAAAGTGaacaaattaaacaaaaatcacATACAAATTGTCTATGAGTTCATGGCTACGTTCGGAAACCTGTAAACTTTGAATAATGATAAATACTACAGTAGAAACGGGTAACATTGATATAGCAGCGGGGGTTTTTATTCTCTATAGTCTACGTAGTAACTccaaagcatagctctctccatcgcctgctgagaTAAAGAGTAAAATCCCATAAACGGTGGGCCAGCATACCACTCCATCCGTCTTCTTTGCCTTCCTTTACTTCTTGTATAATGGATGTAAAACGTCATAGAGTGGAAAGCcataatgtaataattatttacaccTAAAGATGGCAGCTTAATtggtttaggtaggtaggtatatccgtGTCCAACAATTTAATATTCAACTAGCGATTAAAGCGAAATCGGCCTAAATAGCTCGTCGTACTTTTAGACCCTGACCCTGGTTCTAATCACAGTGTAATACGGTCTAATAGTCCAATAGCTTATTCACCGAGACAGACAGACTGGTCTGGGTTGGTGGGAGTCGACCTCCCTGGGGATCTCGAGTTCGATTCTCAGGAgggacaatttgggaatttataatttttaaattgtctctggtgaTCTGGTGGGCTGGTAGTCTGGTTCCCCTACCCTATCGGCTAAGCCcagtcgccaagcgatttagcgttccactacgatgccgtgtataaacATTTAAACGGGTATGGGTTTAGTCTGGCTTTGGCCGTAGCTAGTTAAAACGtgaccggcaaagccgtgtcgccaagcgatttagcgttacggtacgatgccAAACAATggtagaaaccaaaggcgtaTGGGTTAAAtacaaactgccatatcccttccaggttagcccgcttccatcttagatggCAATCATCACTTaaaaccaggtgagattgcagtcaagggctaacttgtatctgaattaaaaaaacaactgCTATTTTAGATACCTAGAGCCTTCTTCCATCCTAAAGCTTGCATGGTCACTTTAACACCAGTTGAGttgcaagggctaacttgtaaacAAATAAGCAGTCAGTTATAAACTTTGACTACaatttagtaggtatgtatgttaaAGCTATTTGAATAACATAAGTAGAGAGTCCGCAGAATACTAAGTAACCTGCCTTGCCTAGACCCATTGCTTATTCGAAGTAAGCACGGAAACTCTCAAGTACAGAATGACCAAAAGTTTTTGAGTGACATGACGTAGTAAGTTATTGCGAAATTTCCGGAGGTaggaatttaattatttaagtatccgcatgattttaatttttaatgttcaaaatcgctacccatattataaatgcgaaattgcgtttgtttgttggtttattggcttttccttcaatcatgtggcaacggagcaactttttgcatgggtatctatagttaaagactgCAAAGTGAGCTACTTTTTACGACGACGTTTTTATTTGAATGACGAAATTAgtgtgattattattattattattattaagcctttatttccttatcttacataatttttgcttatttctaaacttaactttttttttcttaacctaatatagtacctactatgaTATAATATACTACAATTATTTAGATAAGGATCCCTTTATTGGGTATAGGCCTCCCTCAGTTTCTGCCATTTAAATCTATCTTTTGCATTTTTGATCCAGTTTTTACCCGCTATGGGTATCAGATCGTCACTTTTACACAATTAGTGTGATTAGTCCGGCAAAAatctcacgacttcgtccgcatggatttaggtttttcggaGATTCCAAAAGACATACCTAATCCTAATGCCATTTGAATTTCAGCTCGCTACGATTTTCGTAGAGCCTATCATTAGCACAACTAACTACAGTGTATTATAAAAGAAAGTGATATCCAGCTGTGGCGTTGCGTTCGCATTCCTTACGTAACACAGGGCACAtttcttaaaaattaattattctgATCATACGCCCAAGTGAAAGATGTCGGCGCAAGACGGATGCCAGACTCCGTGATTTGATTTATAAACAATGGGCTTATGGTATAGAAATGATTTAGACCAACAGCTGATTGGGCTATTAATCGGTAGATACggcctacatacctacttgtcatgatcaacctattgaCGGCAGGGGTcttttctcagaatgaaaagggtttggccatagcctacaaGCTGGCAAATACGTGCGGCTTGGCAGACTTTAAACATCTTTCAcattaaacccttctcactctgagaaaagacccgtgctcagtagtgatgaTGAAACatcttgagaacattatggagaactctcaggcatgtaggttttctcacgaCGTTTGCTTACGGTGACCACGCACCGACTGTCTAATAGTTTCTGAAGAAGTAACATTAGAATCGCGAGGATGGTTAATTCTATAACTAATAGGTATATAATGCTCTTATAAGCCCACACCCATTGTCATAATCGCCAGCTCAAATTAATCATTAATCAAAGCTCTAATGGACATTGAATTTCATTGAATCGTACTTTATTAAGAAACATACCCTGATTAGAAGGTG
Protein-coding sequences here:
- the LOC117993592 gene encoding golgin subfamily A member 7; this translates as MMANNRIPSGPNTPGSQQTPTQQGIKIFIQRDYSEGTAVKFQTRFPPELEDRIDRQTFEFTMERLNEHFEMAETADCSTYCEGCLACLTAYFIYICTETHYEKHLRKISKFIATQNERVYNPRGIHITDPILRGLRVIEITIIDVPNCQSPTGNSTNSQLRHT